From Streptomyces qinzhouensis, one genomic window encodes:
- a CDS encoding cytochrome P450: MTEATQSGTCPHFPFSNGRPVELEPEYIEFRRDKPVARVELPYGGEAWLLTRMAEVKEFLGDTRFSRQAMKGLSPRYTEAPIADEGGLPMMDGAQHLRTRRLLNKAFSRRRVETLRPAVTTIVNDLVDAMEAGERPVDLVAEFGNAIPREVNCLLLGVPSEDWTRLGRLVDDVIHQGVIPQEQLIASWTELTGYFMTMIKDRRLTPTEDLISEMLQARNGEDAFTDEEVMMNAVVVFVAGYETTACQIVNMICALLRDTEQLEWLRDNPDALPQAVEELLRYVPLTAAGVMPSVAVEDAEIGGVPIAAGEAVYTCVVSANRDEEVFTEPEKLDLRRGNEVNQHVAFGAGPHYCLGASLARVELQVALEAVLRRMPALRLAVPEAELPLKNGLVLRGFEQFPVVW, encoded by the coding sequence GTGACCGAAGCCACCCAGTCCGGCACCTGCCCGCATTTCCCGTTCAGCAATGGACGACCGGTTGAACTGGAGCCCGAATACATCGAGTTCCGGCGCGACAAACCCGTCGCGCGCGTCGAACTGCCGTACGGCGGCGAGGCCTGGCTGCTCACCAGAATGGCTGAGGTGAAGGAGTTCCTCGGTGACACCCGGTTCAGCCGCCAGGCGATGAAGGGCCTCAGCCCCCGCTACACCGAGGCGCCGATCGCCGACGAGGGCGGTCTGCCGATGATGGACGGCGCCCAGCACCTCCGCACCCGGCGCCTCCTCAACAAGGCGTTCAGCCGCCGCCGGGTCGAGACCCTGCGGCCCGCCGTCACCACGATCGTGAACGATCTGGTCGACGCGATGGAGGCGGGTGAACGCCCGGTGGACCTCGTCGCCGAGTTCGGCAACGCGATACCCCGCGAGGTCAACTGTCTGCTCCTCGGCGTGCCCAGCGAGGACTGGACCCGGCTGGGCCGGCTCGTGGACGACGTCATCCACCAGGGCGTGATCCCTCAGGAACAGCTGATCGCCTCCTGGACCGAGCTCACCGGCTACTTCATGACCATGATCAAGGACCGTCGGCTCACCCCGACGGAGGACCTGATCAGCGAGATGCTCCAGGCCAGAAATGGCGAGGACGCGTTCACCGACGAAGAAGTCATGATGAACGCCGTGGTCGTCTTCGTCGCCGGGTACGAGACCACCGCCTGCCAGATCGTCAATATGATCTGCGCCCTGCTGCGCGACACCGAGCAGCTGGAATGGCTCCGGGACAATCCGGACGCCCTTCCGCAGGCGGTGGAGGAACTGCTCCGCTATGTACCGCTGACCGCGGCCGGAGTGATGCCGTCGGTGGCCGTCGAGGACGCGGAGATCGGCGGGGTGCCGATCGCCGCCGGTGAGGCGGTCTACACCTGCGTGGTCTCGGCCAACCGCGACGAGGAGGTCTTCACCGAGCCCGAGAAGCTGGACCTGCGGCGGGGCAACGAGGTCAACCAGCATGTGGCCTTCGGTGCCGGACCGCACTACTGCCTCGGCGCCTCTCTCGCCCGGGTCGAGCTCCAGGTGGCGCTGGAGGCCGTCCTGCGGCGGATGCCCGCCCTCCGGCTGGCCGTTCCCGAGGCCGAACTGCCGCTGAAGAACGGTCTGGTGCTGCGCGGCTTCGAACAGTTCCCGGTCGTCTGGTGA
- a CDS encoding cytochrome P450, giving the protein MTPGTAGAAAGGRPSGTEQVPEFPFADENGVQLGAEYDPLLTQDGLARVAMPHGGDAWIATRMADVKQVLSDPRLSRTAAARPDSPRYTPEVLPSGGVLVGLDAPDHTRIRRLLGKALSVGLMEGMRPWIRETVDEILTELLDQGPPVDLVRELGEKLPRLTICKLLGMPYSDRHRFDESVDVVVSMATRSRDEVGRAWSTLSAYIGELVEAKRREPAEDLISALLEVRHDGDSFSDREVITNAIAVLVAGYESTASELNTMAYLLMVHPGLKESLRDDPARIPAAVEEMLRYAALSPAGAMTCRATEDVTIGETEVREGDAVVPCLVAANYDHNVFDQPRALDPDRANKGKHLAFGFGAHYCMGARLARIELQEALTGLVERMPGLRLAVGEKLLPRRTEMGMRGFLRLPVTW; this is encoded by the coding sequence GTGACCCCCGGTACGGCAGGCGCGGCGGCCGGGGGCCGGCCGTCCGGCACCGAGCAGGTGCCCGAGTTCCCGTTCGCCGACGAGAACGGTGTCCAACTCGGCGCCGAGTACGATCCGCTGCTCACCCAGGACGGGCTCGCCCGGGTGGCCATGCCGCACGGCGGTGACGCCTGGATCGCGACCAGGATGGCCGATGTCAAGCAGGTGCTCTCCGACCCGCGGCTGAGCCGGACCGCGGCCGCCCGCCCCGACTCGCCCCGCTACACCCCGGAGGTGCTGCCCAGCGGGGGCGTGCTGGTGGGACTCGACGCGCCCGATCACACCCGGATCCGCCGACTGCTCGGCAAGGCGCTCTCGGTCGGCCTCATGGAGGGCATGCGGCCGTGGATCCGGGAGACGGTGGACGAGATCCTCACCGAACTTCTGGACCAGGGACCGCCCGTGGACCTGGTGCGGGAGCTGGGCGAGAAGCTGCCCCGGCTGACCATCTGCAAGCTGCTGGGCATGCCCTACAGCGACCGGCACCGGTTCGACGAATCGGTGGACGTGGTGGTCTCCATGGCCACCCGCTCCCGGGACGAGGTCGGCCGCGCCTGGAGCACCCTCTCCGCGTACATCGGCGAACTGGTCGAGGCCAAACGCCGGGAGCCCGCCGAGGACCTCATCTCCGCACTCCTGGAAGTACGGCACGACGGCGACTCCTTCTCCGACCGGGAGGTGATCACCAACGCGATCGCCGTGCTGGTCGCCGGATACGAGAGCACCGCTTCCGAGCTGAACACCATGGCCTATCTGCTGATGGTCCACCCCGGTCTGAAGGAGAGCCTCCGGGACGACCCCGCGCGGATCCCGGCCGCCGTCGAGGAGATGCTGCGCTATGCCGCGCTCAGCCCGGCGGGCGCCATGACCTGCCGGGCCACCGAAGATGTGACGATCGGGGAGACGGAGGTCCGGGAGGGCGACGCGGTGGTGCCCTGTCTGGTCGCGGCCAACTACGACCACAACGTATTCGACCAACCCAGGGCGCTGGACCCGGACCGGGCCAACAAGGGCAAGCACCTCGCGTTCGGCTTCGGCGCCCACTACTGCATGGGCGCCCGGCTGGCCCGTATCGAACTCCAGGAGGCGCTGACCGGGCTGGTCGAGCGGATGCCCGGACTCCGGCTCGCGGTCGGCGAGAAGCTGCTGCCGCGCCGCACCGAGATGGGGATGCGCGGATTCCTCCGGCTGCCGGTGACCTGGTAG
- a CDS encoding response regulator transcription factor: MPISVLLVDDEPLVRAGLRAILEAQPDIEVAGEAADGAAVVPLVRRLRPDVVAMDVRMPLLDGIEATRAVLRTVETPPKILVVTTFENDEYVYEALRAGADGFLLKRARPAEFVHAVRVIVEGESLLFPAAVRSLAAEYGGGAARATMERAGLTEREAVVLRLMARGLTNAEIAAQLILGTETVKTHVSAVLAKLGVRDRTQAVIAAYESGFVSPA, translated from the coding sequence GTGCCGATCTCCGTACTTCTCGTCGACGATGAACCCTTGGTGCGCGCCGGGCTGCGCGCGATTCTGGAGGCCCAGCCGGACATCGAGGTCGCCGGGGAGGCGGCGGACGGCGCGGCGGTGGTCCCGCTGGTGCGCCGGCTGCGCCCCGATGTGGTGGCGATGGATGTACGGATGCCGCTGCTCGACGGTATCGAGGCGACCCGTGCGGTGCTGCGTACCGTCGAAACGCCGCCGAAGATCCTCGTCGTCACCACCTTCGAGAACGACGAGTACGTGTACGAGGCACTGCGCGCGGGCGCCGACGGATTCCTACTCAAACGCGCCAGGCCCGCGGAGTTCGTGCACGCGGTGCGGGTGATTGTGGAGGGCGAGTCGCTGCTCTTCCCGGCCGCCGTACGGTCGCTGGCGGCCGAGTACGGGGGCGGCGCGGCCCGGGCGACGATGGAGCGCGCCGGGCTGACCGAGCGTGAGGCGGTGGTGCTGCGGCTGATGGCGCGGGGGCTGACCAATGCGGAGATCGCGGCGCAGCTCATTCTCGGCACGGAGACGGTGAAGACCCATGTGAGTGCGGTGCTCGCGAAGCTGGGAGTGAGGGACCGCACCCAGGCCGTGATCGCCGCGTACGAGTCGGGCTTTGTATCGCCCGCCTGA
- a CDS encoding sensor histidine kinase encodes MPMLLRSLIRRVTYTRLLHVLLGTIAFAMWLFVMDEHLYVPFALMALVGLIPAARLVEGLQARLLLTPFGYRDPASGIAAAPSRTWADRGRTVVWLEVRMVLGLLTGYLTVNLLGLCVDLARGTVGAPGRVSLIDLPGGSGWPTVLAPLPLVVLAGCVVWIGELAALLARRLLGPSAQERLTALEERTEDLLERNRIARELHDSIGHALTVAVVQAGAAKAAGSAEFTERALTAIEETGRAALEDLERVLRVLRESGAPPSARPSLADTGRLLESARASGAAVDMEVTGPVERVPGPVSREGYRILQESLTNVLRHAGPVPTRVRIAVTGKVLELEVVSPLREPARPGRGSGLRGIRERAALLGGEAVTGPRDGEWRVRVGLPLSGPA; translated from the coding sequence ATGCCCATGCTGCTCCGATCTCTGATCCGCCGGGTCACCTACACCCGTCTGCTCCATGTCCTCCTCGGCACGATCGCCTTCGCGATGTGGCTGTTCGTCATGGACGAGCATCTGTACGTGCCGTTCGCGCTGATGGCACTGGTGGGGCTGATACCGGCGGCGCGGCTGGTGGAGGGTTTGCAGGCCCGGCTGCTGCTCACCCCGTTCGGCTACCGGGATCCGGCCTCGGGCATTGCCGCCGCGCCCTCGCGGACCTGGGCCGACCGGGGGCGGACGGTGGTGTGGCTGGAGGTCCGGATGGTGCTCGGCCTGCTGACCGGCTATCTGACGGTCAATCTGCTGGGGCTCTGTGTCGATCTGGCCAGGGGGACCGTCGGCGCGCCCGGCCGGGTCTCCCTCATCGACCTGCCGGGCGGGTCCGGCTGGCCCACGGTGCTCGCCCCGTTGCCGCTGGTGGTGCTGGCCGGCTGCGTGGTGTGGATCGGTGAGCTGGCCGCGCTGCTCGCCCGGCGGCTCCTCGGTCCCTCCGCCCAGGAGCGGTTGACCGCCCTGGAGGAGCGCACCGAGGATCTGCTGGAGCGCAATCGCATCGCCCGCGAGCTGCACGATTCGATCGGGCACGCGCTGACGGTCGCGGTGGTGCAGGCGGGGGCGGCGAAGGCGGCGGGCAGCGCGGAGTTCACCGAGCGCGCGCTGACCGCGATCGAGGAGACCGGTCGGGCCGCGCTGGAGGACCTGGAGCGGGTGCTGCGGGTCCTGCGGGAGTCGGGGGCGCCGCCGAGCGCGCGCCCGTCGCTCGCCGACACCGGCCGGCTGCTGGAGTCGGCGCGGGCCTCGGGGGCGGCGGTCGACATGGAGGTGACCGGGCCGGTGGAGCGGGTGCCGGGGCCGGTGTCCCGGGAGGGGTACCGGATCCTGCAGGAGTCGCTGACCAATGTGCTGCGCCACGCGGGGCCCGTTCCGACCCGGGTGCGGATAGCCGTGACCGGGAAGGTGCTGGAGCTGGAGGTCGTCAGCCCGCTCCGGGAGCCCGCCCGGCCGGGACGGGGCAGCGGACTGCGCGGGATCCGGGAGCGGGCGGCACTGCTGGGCGGGGAGGCCGTCACCGGTCCACGGGACGGCGAGTGGCGGGTCCGGGTGGGGCTGCCGCTGAGCGGGCCCGCATGA
- a CDS encoding ATP-binding cassette domain-containing protein, producing the protein MTSIDVVGMTKQYGAKRALDGVTFSVRPGRVTGFLGPNGAGKSTAMRLMVGLDRPTSGTATIGGSAYASLADPLRTVGALLDPQAALGSRTARAHVKILAAAGRIPARRVEEVLEQAGIASVAGRRIKTYSLGMRQRLGIATALLGDPEVLLLDEPSNGLDPEGITWIRELMRSLAAEGRTVLVSSHLMGETSAFADHLVVLGKGRLLADTPLGEFVSAWTVPRVWLRTADAERTRSALAAEGLTFSGSGDGRWTVEGADLAGIGALAAREGLSVLELAAEEPSLEDAYLALTAGETEFTAVAPRTETPEASS; encoded by the coding sequence ATGACCAGCATCGACGTCGTCGGAATGACGAAGCAGTACGGGGCGAAACGAGCCCTGGACGGGGTGACGTTCAGCGTGCGCCCCGGCCGGGTCACCGGTTTCCTCGGGCCGAACGGAGCCGGCAAGTCCACCGCCATGCGCCTGATGGTCGGTCTGGACCGGCCGACCTCGGGCACCGCCACCATCGGCGGCAGTGCCTACGCCTCACTGGCCGACCCGCTGCGCACGGTCGGCGCGCTGCTCGATCCGCAGGCGGCGCTCGGTTCGCGCACCGCCCGGGCACATGTGAAGATTCTCGCCGCGGCCGGGCGGATTCCGGCCCGCCGAGTGGAGGAGGTCCTGGAGCAGGCGGGGATAGCGAGCGTCGCCGGCCGCAGGATCAAGACGTACTCCCTCGGCATGCGACAGCGGCTCGGGATCGCGACGGCCCTGCTCGGTGACCCCGAGGTGCTGCTCCTGGACGAGCCGTCGAACGGGCTCGACCCCGAAGGGATCACCTGGATCCGTGAGCTGATGCGGAGCCTGGCGGCGGAGGGCAGGACCGTCCTGGTCTCCAGCCATCTGATGGGCGAGACGAGCGCCTTCGCCGACCATCTGGTGGTGCTCGGCAAGGGCAGACTCCTCGCCGACACCCCGCTCGGGGAGTTCGTCTCCGCCTGGACCGTGCCGAGAGTGTGGCTGCGGACCGCGGACGCCGAGCGCACCCGGTCGGCGCTGGCCGCGGAGGGACTCACCTTCTCCGGGAGCGGCGACGGCCGGTGGACCGTCGAAGGCGCGGACCTCGCCGGCATCGGCGCGCTCGCCGCCCGGGAGGGCCTGTCCGTGCTGGAACTCGCCGCGGAGGAGCCGTCCCTGGAGGACGCCTATCTCGCCCTGACCGCCGGTGAAACCGAGTTCACCGCCGTGGCACCCCGTACCGAAACCCCGGAGGCATCATCATGA
- a CDS encoding ABC transporter permease yields the protein MTRAPAGSGSPAAVQAAPHSPAASAPTAPAEVFSAALRSEWLKIVTVRSLCVALGLVFVATAGFTVLANATMTEEMRTEADFDPLYASFAGLAMGQVAAICFGAMTVAAEYRTRGIGLSLAAVPRRGVLYAAKLTVIGISALLVGLATSVVCFFAAQSLLGADGVGVLSPGAPRAIVGGGLYLALITVFAAALTVLLRSGPLVMGILIPFLIMVSFILGGPEEMGFLEFLPDHAGQQMLLRDPSGTLGAWGGLGVQILWVTAAVWAGRSGLLRRDA from the coding sequence ATGACCAGAGCGCCCGCCGGCTCCGGCTCCCCGGCCGCCGTACAGGCCGCGCCGCACTCGCCCGCCGCCTCGGCCCCGACCGCTCCCGCCGAGGTGTTCTCGGCGGCCCTGCGCTCCGAGTGGCTCAAGATCGTCACGGTCCGGTCGCTGTGCGTCGCCCTGGGACTGGTCTTCGTGGCGACGGCCGGCTTCACGGTCCTCGCCAACGCGACCATGACCGAGGAGATGCGGACCGAGGCCGACTTCGACCCGCTGTACGCCTCGTTCGCGGGTCTCGCCATGGGACAGGTCGCCGCGATCTGCTTCGGCGCGATGACGGTCGCCGCGGAGTACCGCACCCGAGGCATCGGACTCTCGCTCGCGGCGGTGCCCCGCCGCGGGGTGCTGTACGCGGCCAAGCTCACCGTCATCGGCATATCCGCCCTGCTGGTGGGCCTCGCCACCAGCGTCGTCTGCTTCTTCGCCGCCCAGTCGCTCCTCGGGGCCGACGGGGTGGGGGTGCTGTCGCCGGGCGCGCCGCGGGCGATCGTGGGCGGCGGCCTCTACCTCGCGCTCATCACCGTCTTCGCCGCGGCCCTCACGGTTCTGCTGCGCAGCGGACCCCTGGTGATGGGCATTCTGATCCCCTTCCTGATCATGGTCTCGTTCATCCTCGGCGGTCCCGAGGAGATGGGATTCCTGGAGTTCCTCCCCGACCACGCGGGCCAGCAGATGCTTCTGCGGGACCCGTCCGGCACCCTCGGCGCCTGGGGCGGGCTGGGCGTCCAGATCCTCTGGGTGACAGCCGCGGTCTGGGCGGGCCGCTCGGGGCTGCTCCGCCGGGACGCCTGA
- a CDS encoding FAD-dependent monooxygenase, whose protein sequence is MAHTGTDTGGNTGTDTDVVIAGAGPTGLMLACELALAGVDVVVAERLAERTGESRAGGMHSRTLEVLDQRGILDRFLAAGQLTPVGHFSGLWLDFEGLESRHPLPLMILQSAIERLLEERAAELGVRVRWSSEVSAVRQDGSGVTVGLSAPGSAPATLRARYLVGCDGGRSAVRKLAGIDFPGTPATMTALLGDVELPGLPEDFVFMRRVEGGHWSALALEPGWHRVITTEYEVAERDDAATFEQLREALIRLAGTDFGMRAPRWVSRFGDAARQAARYRSGRVLLAGDAAHIHYPAGGQGLNIGVQDAVNLGWKLASVVRGRAPESLLDTFHAERHPVAERVLHNTRAQSALARPGAQMDALRDVFGSLMVYDDVNRQLRGMITALDVRYPADGDHPLAGRRVPDADLKTPDGTVRVHELLRTGRPVLLDLCGRPEPAAAAGGWADRVDLVEARSEDDHWPVPGLGEVPAPAALLVRPDGHTAWAADPGRAPDTAELRTALTTWFGPARRQ, encoded by the coding sequence ATGGCACACACCGGGACGGACACCGGCGGGAACACCGGCACGGACACCGATGTGGTGATCGCGGGCGCCGGGCCGACGGGCCTGATGCTCGCCTGCGAGCTGGCGCTGGCGGGCGTCGATGTGGTGGTGGCCGAGCGCCTCGCGGAGCGGACGGGCGAGTCCCGCGCCGGGGGGATGCACTCCCGCACCCTGGAGGTACTGGACCAGCGCGGCATCCTGGACCGATTCCTGGCGGCCGGGCAGCTGACTCCGGTGGGCCACTTCTCCGGCCTCTGGCTGGACTTCGAGGGGCTGGAGTCCCGGCATCCCCTCCCACTGATGATCCTTCAGTCCGCCATCGAGCGGCTGCTGGAGGAGCGGGCCGCCGAGCTGGGGGTACGGGTGCGCTGGTCGTCCGAGGTGAGCGCGGTCCGCCAGGACGGGTCCGGTGTGACGGTCGGGCTGAGTGCGCCCGGTTCGGCGCCCGCGACACTGCGGGCCCGCTATCTCGTGGGCTGTGACGGCGGGCGCAGCGCGGTCCGCAAACTGGCGGGCATCGACTTCCCCGGCACCCCGGCCACCATGACCGCGCTTCTCGGTGATGTCGAACTTCCCGGACTGCCGGAGGACTTCGTCTTCATGCGACGGGTCGAGGGAGGTCACTGGTCGGCGCTCGCCCTGGAGCCCGGCTGGCACCGGGTGATCACCACCGAGTACGAGGTCGCGGAGCGCGACGACGCCGCGACGTTCGAGCAGCTACGGGAGGCCCTGATCAGGCTCGCGGGCACCGACTTCGGGATGCGCGCGCCCCGCTGGGTCTCCCGGTTCGGCGACGCCGCGCGACAGGCCGCCCGCTACCGGAGCGGCCGGGTACTGCTCGCGGGCGACGCGGCCCATATCCACTACCCGGCCGGCGGGCAGGGCCTGAACATCGGGGTGCAGGACGCGGTCAATCTCGGCTGGAAGCTGGCGTCGGTGGTGCGGGGCCGGGCTCCGGAGAGCCTGCTGGACACTTTCCACGCCGAACGCCATCCCGTCGCGGAGCGCGTACTGCACAACACCCGGGCCCAGTCGGCGCTGGCCCGGCCCGGCGCCCAGATGGACGCGCTGCGCGATGTGTTCGGCTCGCTCATGGTGTACGACGACGTCAACCGGCAGCTGCGCGGCATGATCACCGCGCTGGACGTCCGCTACCCGGCCGACGGTGATCACCCGCTGGCGGGCCGCCGGGTCCCCGACGCCGATCTCAAGACCCCCGACGGCACCGTCCGTGTCCATGAGCTGCTGCGCACCGGCCGTCCCGTACTGCTCGATCTGTGCGGCCGCCCCGAGCCGGCGGCGGCCGCCGGGGGCTGGGCCGACCGGGTCGATCTCGTCGAGGCGCGGAGCGAGGACGACCACTGGCCCGTCCCGGGCCTGGGCGAGGTCCCCGCGCCCGCCGCGCTCCTCGTCCGTCCCGACGGCCATACCGCCTGGGCGGCCGACCCCGGCCGCGCGCCCGATACGGCTGAGCTTCGTACCGCCCTCACGACCTGGTTCGGACCGGCCCGGCGGCAGTGA
- a CDS encoding zinc-binding alcohol dehydrogenase family protein, which translates to MEPILGSWEANMDHALTRSPIDVCSSRGEDAVVLGNLGVVRVLRVNAGSRDVRVREGDLCLLLPFGRIDRFGYAELAYAYDCPGTIGLLAKRSKMDARLLLPLPDGTAYSPAQWAGYGRYFTAWDNWQKAYGCWRTQVPDDDPANHLVFGWGGGVAFAELLLAKRAGFRVAMAAGSDERVAFLRAHGITPVDRRLFPDLSLPSREERRDRDRHQRRRKSVEAFLHLVGDLSDGHGVAIFVDNIGEPLYDITLAALAREGTVTTCGWKAGMRLSHLRGAEAIARHLHVNTHVWRLGDSPGIRDFMEAEGWIVPAGSDTVYDFDRVPELADDYAHGRIGSYFPMFRVNPL; encoded by the coding sequence GTGGAGCCGATCCTCGGCTCCTGGGAAGCCAATATGGACCATGCGCTGACCCGTTCTCCGATCGATGTGTGCAGCAGCCGTGGCGAGGACGCGGTGGTCCTCGGCAATCTGGGCGTGGTGCGCGTGCTCCGGGTGAACGCGGGGAGCCGGGACGTCCGGGTCCGCGAAGGGGATCTCTGTCTCCTGCTGCCGTTCGGCCGGATCGACCGCTTCGGCTACGCCGAACTCGCCTATGCCTACGACTGTCCCGGCACCATCGGCCTGTTGGCCAAGCGGTCGAAGATGGACGCCCGCCTGCTGCTGCCGCTCCCGGACGGCACGGCGTACTCGCCGGCCCAGTGGGCCGGTTACGGCCGGTACTTCACCGCCTGGGACAACTGGCAGAAGGCTTACGGATGCTGGCGGACCCAGGTGCCCGACGACGATCCGGCGAACCATCTGGTGTTCGGCTGGGGCGGCGGTGTGGCCTTCGCCGAACTGCTGCTGGCCAAGCGGGCCGGATTCCGGGTGGCGATGGCGGCGGGCTCGGACGAGCGGGTCGCTTTCCTCCGGGCGCACGGCATCACTCCCGTGGACCGCCGGCTGTTCCCCGATCTCTCGCTGCCCAGCCGGGAGGAGCGCCGGGACCGGGACCGTCACCAGCGGCGCCGGAAGTCGGTCGAGGCCTTTCTGCACCTCGTCGGGGACCTCAGCGACGGCCATGGGGTCGCGATCTTCGTCGACAATATCGGCGAGCCTCTCTACGACATCACCCTGGCCGCCCTGGCCCGTGAGGGCACCGTCACCACCTGCGGCTGGAAGGCGGGGATGCGGCTCTCGCATCTGCGGGGGGCCGAGGCCATCGCCCGGCACCTCCATGTGAACACGCATGTATGGCGGCTGGGGGACTCTCCGGGCATCCGGGACTTCATGGAGGCCGAGGGCTGGATCGTGCCGGCGGGATCGGACACGGTCTACGACTTCGACCGGGTGCCCGAACTGGCCGACGACTACGCGCACGGCAGGATCGGGTCGTACTTCCCGATGTTCCGGGTCAACCCGCTCTGA
- a CDS encoding ketoacyl-ACP synthase III → MSAGIVDIATAKPGRSVDNGHFASIGLTDEWIRRRSGIASRSWLPPGTPLPEVAAEACAPVVTRMADPSAVDALVLVSTSSRQRVPGIAQKVAELAGLGPSVLAFDMNAACCGFVYGLVTGLSLCDAGAARSVLVCSVEAMSRLVDPLDRQTACLFGDGAAAVLLADRAEFAGFRQIAGCDGSGEALMRETDPGGIHLEGAQVYDRAVRRMSESAQFLFDHGPAPTVLVGHQANGRILEQIRGFTTHLGVPFVNRIENSGNTSSASIPLAFAEELEAGALPATGRLGAVAYGAGEAWGGVSVDYRIPLSAAAS, encoded by the coding sequence ATGAGCGCCGGCATCGTCGATATCGCCACCGCGAAGCCGGGCCGGTCGGTCGACAACGGCCACTTCGCGTCGATCGGTCTCACGGACGAGTGGATCCGGCGCCGCAGCGGCATCGCGTCCCGTTCCTGGCTGCCGCCCGGGACCCCGCTGCCGGAGGTGGCGGCGGAGGCCTGCGCACCGGTCGTGACCAGGATGGCGGACCCGTCCGCCGTCGACGCCCTGGTCCTCGTCAGCACCTCGTCGCGGCAGCGCGTGCCGGGTATCGCCCAGAAGGTGGCGGAGCTCGCCGGTCTCGGCCCTTCGGTGCTCGCCTTCGATATGAACGCGGCCTGCTGCGGCTTCGTCTACGGGCTGGTCACCGGGCTCTCGCTGTGCGACGCCGGTGCGGCGCGGTCGGTCCTGGTGTGCTCGGTGGAGGCCATGTCCCGGCTGGTGGACCCGTTGGACCGGCAGACGGCGTGCCTCTTCGGTGACGGTGCGGCGGCCGTTCTGCTGGCGGACCGCGCCGAGTTCGCGGGCTTCCGTCAGATCGCCGGCTGCGACGGCTCCGGCGAGGCGCTCATGCGGGAGACCGACCCGGGCGGCATCCACCTCGAAGGCGCCCAGGTGTACGACCGCGCCGTGCGCCGGATGTCGGAGTCGGCACAGTTCCTCTTCGACCACGGCCCGGCGCCGACCGTTCTGGTCGGACATCAGGCCAACGGCCGCATCCTGGAACAGATCCGCGGCTTCACCACCCATCTCGGCGTGCCCTTCGTGAACCGGATCGAGAACTCCGGGAACACGTCGTCCGCCTCCATTCCGCTGGCGTTCGCCGAGGAGCTGGAGGCCGGTGCACTGCCCGCCACGGGGCGGCTCGGGGCCGTGGCCTACGGCGCCGGTGAGGCCTGGGGCGGTGTCTCGGTGGACTACCGGATACCGCTGTCCGCCGCGGCCTCCTGA
- a CDS encoding lipoyl domain-containing protein has product MSGFPEDMRVPGFGHGLGEALLIEWVAGVGDRIERGDVVAVVETDKASTEIVAERGGRVTDHSAPVGTILRTGEVLYRLAADPTAPDPDSGDVDGEAT; this is encoded by the coding sequence GTGAGCGGCTTCCCCGAGGACATGCGCGTTCCCGGCTTCGGACACGGCCTCGGCGAGGCCCTGCTCATCGAGTGGGTCGCCGGGGTCGGCGACCGGATCGAGCGGGGTGACGTGGTCGCGGTCGTCGAGACCGACAAGGCCAGTACGGAGATCGTGGCCGAGCGCGGCGGACGGGTGACGGACCACTCCGCACCGGTCGGCACGATCCTCAGGACCGGCGAGGTGCTGTACCGGCTGGCGGCCGACCCGACGGCCCCGGACCCGGATTCGGGTGATGTGGACGGAGAGGCAACATGA